The DNA segment CATCATAGCCGATAAGTCAGCCAACGTTAACCTCACTGCAACAATCGATGGCAAAGAAGCTGCCTCTCGGAAAAAGGTAGAATTAAAAGAGGGTGAAAACAAAATTCCACTTGATATTGCGATTCAAAAACCTGAATTATGGTGGACAAATGGATTGGGCGGTCACAAACTTTATGCAGTCGAAATCACACTCAGCACGGGAGAAACAAAGCTTGGATCAATTAAGCATCGCCTAGGAGTTCGCACCCTGGAGCTGGTTCAGCAACCGGATTCCGCAGGAAGTACATTTTATTTCAAACTGAATGGTGTTCCGGTGTTTATGAAGGGATCCAATTACATTCCTTCAGATATTTTCCTTACCCGTAATACAAAAACCAATTTTGAACGTGTCGTTAAGGATGCCACCGATGCAGGCATGAATATGCTTCGGGTGTGGGGCGGAGGAGTCTACGAAGATGATGCCCTGTATGACCTGATGGATGAAAACGGGATACTGGCATGGAATGATTTCATGTTCGCCTGCAATGTGCAGCCTGTCGATTCACTTCATCTTGATAATATCAGGAAAGAAGCCGAATACAATGTAAAAAGACTAAGAAACCATCCTTCAATAGCCCTTTGGTGCGGCAACAATGAAAATCTTTCAGCGTGGTTCGGTTGGAACTGGATAGGGAGATACCCGAAAAAATTTTCGGATACATTATGGTGGGGCTATCAGCAGATCTATCATCACATTTTGCCGGAAGCTGTAAGCAAATACCATCCCGAAGTAAGTTACTGGCCTTCATCTCCACAGACGAAAGATAATAAACTTTCTGACAGGCTTTCGGGCGATGAGCACGATTGGGCCGTCTGGTTTGCCAATGCCCCGTTTTCGAATTACGGTGTTAAAGTGCCCCGATTTGTAAGCGAATATGGTATGCAGTCTTTTCCTGAAATGAAAACTATCAGAGCATTTGCAAACGACAGCGACATGGAGTACCGTTCTCCTGTGATGGAACACCGTCAAAGGAGCAACCTCGGATGGATAGGACCCGGCGTGAACGGAAATGAAATGATCCTGATTTATATTAAAAAATACTATAAGGAACCGAAGGATTTCGCTTCCTACGTGTATCTCAGCCAGGTAATGCAGGCTGAATCTTTCAGGTCGGCCATTGAGGCACACAGGCGTAACATGCCCTATTGTATGGGTTCGCTGTACTGGCAGATCAACGATTGCTGGCCAACCATGTCATGGTCGAGTGTCGACTATTTCGGAAGATGGAAAGCGTCACATTATTTCGTTACAAAAGCCTTTTATCCATTGTTGGTTGTTCCTTATGCAAACGGCAGTACCGTTTCAGTAAGTGTCGTGAATGATCATCTGACTGATGACAGCGGAAAGCTTGAGCTTACAGTATATGATTTCAGCGGAAAAGAGCTGTGGAAGGAAATCAGTGACCTGACTGTCAAAGCTAATTCAAGCCAGGTTTATGCCAGGATTCCTTTAAGTAAACTGAGAAGCCTGGGTAAAGAAAATGAAATCATATTGCAGGCCAGCCTGGCGTGCGGCCAGGTAATCGTCACCAATTATTATTACCTGAAAGATTGTAAGGACCTGGCCCTTCAAAAACCGGTGATTGAAAAGACAATCACAAAACATAGTTCACA comes from the Bacteroidales bacterium genome and includes:
- a CDS encoding glycoside hydrolase family 2 protein, giving the protein MKRFLVFTSALFIVLSSCHTKEITTIQLNSGWQFRQAGKDEWLTATVPGCVHTDLLALNKIPDPFYRQNEKAVMWVEKADWEYKTTFEVNGNELKNDHILLRFDGLDTYADVYVNDSLVMKADNMFIGWEVPVKNLLKKGNNELRVYFHSAVAVGMEKLRKVPYALMAANELAPENERTNVYTRKAPFHYGWDWGPRLVTCGVWRAVKLEMWNTAKLDDIYLKPQKVTTEEARYSVVATIIADKSANVNLTATIDGKEAASRKKVELKEGENKIPLDIAIQKPELWWTNGLGGHKLYAVEITLSTGETKLGSIKHRLGVRTLELVQQPDSAGSTFYFKLNGVPVFMKGSNYIPSDIFLTRNTKTNFERVVKDATDAGMNMLRVWGGGVYEDDALYDLMDENGILAWNDFMFACNVQPVDSLHLDNIRKEAEYNVKRLRNHPSIALWCGNNENLSAWFGWNWIGRYPKKFSDTLWWGYQQIYHHILPEAVSKYHPEVSYWPSSPQTKDNKLSDRLSGDEHDWAVWFANAPFSNYGVKVPRFVSEYGMQSFPEMKTIRAFANDSDMEYRSPVMEHRQRSNLGWIGPGVNGNEMILIYIKKYYKEPKDFASYVYLSQVMQAESFRSAIEAHRRNMPYCMGSLYWQINDCWPTMSWSSVDYFGRWKASHYFVTKAFYPLLVVPYANGSTVSVSVVNDHLTDDSGKLELTVYDFSGKELWKEISDLTVKANSSQVYARIPLSKLRSLGKENEIILQASLACGQVIVTNYYYLKDCKDLALQKPVIEKTITKHSSQEAEIRLHSNTLVKNLALTTAAEGRFSDNYFDVIPGRDYFIIFNGDVDSLEKDLRVQCVNESY